A stretch of the Massilia varians genome encodes the following:
- a CDS encoding Mut7-C RNAse domain-containing protein, whose protein sequence is MVTASFRFYDVLGDFLPRERRGREFSTPCARAATAKHMIEALGVPHTEVELLLVNGASSGFDHLLREGDRVAAYPAFGTLDVRPLQRLRHWPEGRLRFVADAHLGALARLLRMAGYDTLYDNHYQDGQLERIAFEEGRVLLTRDRDLLKRRGVELGCYLHALAPEAQLRELFARLRLGPGMRPFSLCLHCNLPLHPVAKAVVAGRLPPRVAELHREFTTCRHCGRVYWKGSHHARMAALLRGVAAPPADVELPPTPDSHS, encoded by the coding sequence ATGGTGACCGCCAGCTTCCGCTTCTACGACGTGCTCGGCGACTTCCTGCCGCGCGAACGGCGCGGGCGCGAATTCAGCACCCCGTGCGCGCGCGCGGCCACGGCCAAGCACATGATCGAGGCGCTGGGCGTGCCGCACACGGAAGTCGAGCTACTGCTGGTCAACGGCGCGTCGAGCGGCTTCGATCACCTCCTGCGCGAAGGCGACCGGGTGGCCGCCTATCCGGCCTTCGGGACGCTCGACGTGCGCCCGCTGCAGCGCCTGCGCCACTGGCCCGAAGGGCGCCTGCGCTTCGTGGCCGACGCCCACCTGGGCGCGCTGGCGCGGCTGCTGCGCATGGCCGGCTACGACACGCTCTACGACAACCATTACCAGGACGGGCAGCTCGAGCGCATCGCGTTCGAGGAAGGGCGGGTGCTGCTCACGCGCGATCGCGACCTGCTCAAGCGCCGCGGCGTCGAACTGGGCTGCTACCTGCACGCGCTCGCGCCCGAGGCGCAGCTGCGCGAGCTGTTTGCGCGCCTGCGTCTGGGCCCCGGGATGCGGCCGTTCTCGCTGTGCCTGCACTGCAACCTGCCCTTGCACCCGGTCGCCAAGGCGGTGGTCGCCGGGCGCCTGCCGCCGCGGGTCGCCGAGCTGCACCGGGAGTTCACCACGTGCCGCCACTGCGGCCGGGTGTACTGGAAGGGCTCGCACCACGCGCGCATGGCAGCGCTCCTGCGGGGCGTGGCGGCGCCCCCGGCTGATGTAGAATTGCCGCCGACCCCTGACTCCCATTCCTGA
- a CDS encoding cupin domain-containing protein, translating into MSGYSINIEEKTLAGNNFREVLYTTARSQLVIMTLQPGEEIGLEQHEGHDQFIRVEAGEGVAILDGEEHKLEDGVAVVVPAGTEHNVINTSKTEPMRLYTLYTPPEHPDGIVHATKAEADEYERQHHGH; encoded by the coding sequence ATGTCGGGCTACAGCATCAACATCGAAGAGAAAACCCTGGCCGGAAACAACTTCCGCGAAGTGCTCTACACCACCGCGCGCAGCCAACTGGTCATCATGACCCTGCAGCCGGGCGAAGAGATCGGCCTCGAGCAGCATGAAGGCCACGACCAGTTCATCCGCGTCGAGGCGGGCGAGGGCGTCGCCATCCTGGATGGCGAAGAGCACAAGCTGGAAGACGGCGTCGCGGTGGTGGTCCCGGCCGGCACCGAGCATAACGTCATCAATACCTCGAAGACCGAGCCGATGCGCCTGTACACCCTGTACACTCCGCCGGAGCATCCGGACGGCATCGTCCACGCCACCAAGGCCGAGGCGGACGAGTACGAACGCCAGCACCACGGCCATTGA